The genomic stretch agaacaggcataccacacacaataataggttagaccctaaatatactgtatgtaattgctttacatcgagtgaccaggaacacgacatcagtttaaatAATAGTTCCACTGCATTATCTAGTAGGGTTATCTCCACGTTTCACTGCATgcagtcagaaacaaaagcatatttgTTAGTTGTTGGATTAGAACCTGCGATCTTGCAAAGACAAGCCATCTGCCTTAACCACTGTACTTATGAACGACATGCTTACTTTCAGGGTTTGTAAATACcataatagtagcctaccaaaatgCAAACCTACACGCAAATTAAAGCAAATTGCGTGTAGGtttgcctcttgtgcagtagaaacaaagcgcagcctccccagactaatgttcaatcttaaaagattgagcttagtatggtaaAAACCAGCCTAATAAGCCGAGTCACAAGAAATCAACAACTttgtgatttttggttaggcgctcctgacactgacgacatcaccaaccaAGGAACGACACAGGTGCGACGTTCAAACGACCTTCCtgttctagaaacaccaaatccaaAAAAGAAGGAGTGAACTCCCAAGGTTGCGACACATTAGCATACGACGCCTTCTAGAAACGCATCCCAGATTGACAAAACGTATCCAGAGAAATATTCCTGACCCATAACAGCCTatttaataacaataataaatctttccagttttttttttcttttgttgttttacttGATCAGAATAACAAGTGAAAAGGCTATATAATAGTGTATAAGTTGGTATTGTGATTGTGATaaaagtgtgttcatgatgTTCTCATACCCGTGTCTCTGACAGAGTGGTGTTGACAGCCTTTCGAATCATGCTAGCATATGCATGAAGCCTGCAAtggaacacagacagaaacataaacagcaaacaaaacacaaatccACATTTTCAATATCTGATTATTATAGAGTTATTTCATCAATACTATGAAGGAAAGTATTTTACAATATCTGAGATTAAAGTTTTTCATTATGCAGTTCTGGAAACGTGAAAATATCTTATAAATACAGTACTCATACAGAAAAGTAGACAATCCTTCTAACTAACTTCAGTAGTCTTACCATGACAAGGAAGATCAGACAATTACTATTCTATCTAACAAAGTGATTTTAGTAACAGATTAGAGCACAGAATAGTCACAGAGGATCATCTTCTTTGATTTCCATTTCATTTGTCTTTCCACCTCCTCCTAACTGTTAACACTATCTAAACTCTATCTGTTCAGACACGATATCTTGCAAATATAAATTAGCTACCGTATATTGTAAATCAGATGCAATGCAATGTATCTAAAAGAACGGCTTGTCGTGAACAAGAGAATACTGCCCTGAGAATACTGCATGAAAGCAGCCATAACTTTCTTATACAGAGGCAGCTAGGAGGACAAATGAGGACTAACTTCAAGTGATCAAGCATcagacagccagccagcagTGTCGCAGTGGGGTTGGCGATGTTCTTGTTAGCAATGCTCTTCCCTGTGTTTCTGGTGGCCTAGAAATCAAAGGCGGAACACAAGCTCTCAGAGGATTCCACACTTCAAAGTGCCGACAAACTCCAGCCAAATGTGTCCTTCCCAGAGTCTCTTACCGTTTCAAAGACGGCGTAGTCCTTGCCGTAGTTGGCGCCGGGCACCAGTCCCGGACCCCCAACCAAGCCAGCGCACACGTTGCTGACCACGTTACCGTACAGGTTGGGCATCACCATGACGTCAAACTGATGGGGTTTGGATACCAGCTGCAAGTGTGGGGATAATGCAAAGGATATGTTTACAGTAGATCTTACAGACAACTACAACAAGCCAAATTCATTCACACCGCCTCTGCTTCTGTTGTGACGATGTGGTTTAAGTACGGTATTTATGCTTTTGTATGTGTACACTTTGCCTTACAAATTGAACTGAACTGTGGAAATATGCTCTCATCTCATTTTAACATTGCATTGACTCCAATAGAATTATATCTGTGCAAACATCAGACAgactactgaaaaaaaaaataaaaatgggtAAGATATTGATGacaggttgttgatatttgaactCAACAGCTATTCAAATGACAACCCTGCCCCACCTTCCAAGCTCCAGAGACAATGCACTGAAAGGCTCTAGTAGATTGAGTCTTTGTTTCCCACTTACAGAGCCAGGACTTAGTACATGTTTTCCTGAGCACATACAAAAATCAGACATCGAGGAATAATTGGCTAATGATGAAAATAATTGGAGTAGAATTCTGGACTGCACGTTTTATTGGGATTAGTCATTTTGTCCTGACGTTTATAAGTAAAGTATAATACTATAATACTGCAATGCTGAAAGGAattaatgtgttgttgttgcattcATTTCTATTACAAATACCTGCATGGTGGTGTTATCAACGATCATGCTGTCGAACTGGATATCTGGATATCCTGCTGCCACCTCGTTACAACACTGCAGAAACAGGCCATCGCCCAGCTTCCTGTAGGTTTTTAAAATAGAGGATTGAAACAGCATCTCAGGTCACCAGACACACTCCCTCTGTTCAGCTGACGTTCACAGTGAGAGTAGGAGCTGGGCCGAAATACTTACATGATGTTGGCCTTATGCACAGCTGTGACCCTGCGACGACCCTTCTCCCGTGCTAAGTTGAAAGCGTACTCTGCGATTCTCAAGGACTTCATGCGAGTGATGATCTTCAGACACTCAACGACTCCTggtacattctgtgtgtgtgtaagagagagaacttGTGAGGAAGAGGCACAAGTGTAAATTATACaattacacaattacacacactctctctctctctctctctctcctccctaccTCATGCTCCAAGCTGCTAtactctccctctgtgttttctctgatgatgatgatgtcaatGTCTTTGTGACGAGTATTAACACCAGGAAGGGTCTGGCAGTGCATCACATTGGCATACAAATCCAAATTGGTGCTACAATATAAAATTCAGACCATCAACAAACAGTAAATAGATGACTGAAAAAAATACTCTACTATTAtgcataaataaaaaataattactTATTCTTAAATTAAATACAAATTTTGTCAGTCAACTACATCCTACCGAAGCAAATTGTTCCTTGATTTGTGAGAGGGGGGTAAGTTGTGATTGGTCTCTATATTACCTAGACACAGAATCAACAAAATTAAAGAGTTAGACTCGGCATGATGTGACAAGTGTGAAACGGTCAATGCACAAACAAAACCCCAAACTTTTATACCTACCTTTTAGTGCCACCCCATTACGTTTGATGGCAGTAATGGCATTGTTGATGTCATCCTCTGAGGTGACTGTTGAGTCCACTTTCACAATCTCAAAATCCACAGGCACACAGCAAAACCTGCATGAAGGTGGTGAACAAACACCACAAAACAGATGAATAACTCAGTTCAGCGTAGTCCTGATGTCAAATGTTGGGGAAAGTTAGACGTCACATGTATAACGTACTGTGACTTTGGCTACAATGTAACCAAAGCAGAGTGTTACACAATGGCACAATGATGGTTTCTGTAACTGCCCTGATTTAGTGTTCCAGATTCAGAAGTTGATCAGTGCTAGGGAGTGAACTGGTGACTGACCTGAAGAGTTCTTTGACATGGTTGAACAGCTCAGGTCCGATGCCATCTCCGGGAATCAACGTGACCGTGTGTCGTCCTCCATACTTAGCCGGAGGGGGCTGCCAAATGGAGAGAACAGGTTCACATGTCATGGAAAGACTTATGACCTGCTATCAACCATCAGTGACTCACCTGCCATTAGTGGCATCACCGCAAACTTAAAACTTCTGCAGCAAAATAGTCTAGCCTGAGATTCATCTACAAATTCAATCTATGCATGCAAGAAGATAAACTAGAGTGAAAGTCAGCTGTTTGACATCCCAAACATATTTTTGGTTCTCTGAGGTTGTAATGTTCCTGCTCCTGATCCCACACCCTCTTGGCGCAGAACTCcaaattacatttttttgcatgatTATTTTTCACTCTGTTTAGTGCAATACAAGTACACTCAATATATGCTATCAGTAAACTACAGGACTAAGACTTCTATCCAGACGGTACTAGTAGAGGGGTCTTCTTCAGTAATATCCTAGTACTTACAATAGCCTGGCCCATGTTGGAGGGATTGGAAAGTCAGAGGGAAAGAACAGGGATTGTTAATCATGTGGAGAGAGCAAGACATCCACAGTCTTGTGTTAACACTGGCTTATTTATACTGGTAGGTGGAAAGGATGAGGTTGCCTGTATGTTCCA from Sardina pilchardus chromosome 7, fSarPil1.1, whole genome shotgun sequence encodes the following:
- the LOC134087318 gene encoding isocitrate dehydrogenase [NAD] subunit gamma, mitochondrial-like, producing MSPRTVLTVSRLLKPTWGGLMGNVNNVHRPASHVCVQRNKSSYRPPPAKYGGRHTVTLIPGDGIGPELFNHVKELFRFCCVPVDFEIVKVDSTVTSEDDINNAITAIKRNGVALKGNIETNHNLPPSHKSRNNLLRTNLDLYANVMHCQTLPGVNTRHKDIDIIIIRENTEGEYSSLEHENVPGVVECLKIITRMKSLRIAEYAFNLAREKGRRRVTAVHKANIMKLGDGLFLQCCNEVAAGYPDIQFDSMIVDNTTMQLVSKPHQFDVMVMPNLYGNVVSNVCAGLVGGPGLVPGANYGKDYAVFETATRNTGKSIANKNIANPTATLLAGCLMLDHLKLHAYASMIRKAVNTTLSETRLHTADLGGQGTTSEVVQSIMREIESKGPLTVEPM